Proteins from a single region of Metallibacterium scheffleri:
- a CDS encoding efflux RND transporter permease subunit, with the protein MNISAPFIKRPVGTSLLAAGVLVIGMICYFLLGVAPLPNLEFPAIFVQASVPGADARNMANTVAAPLERHLGQISGIDTMNSFSSEGSSFIVMLYNVGTNIDNKARDVQAAINAAAPDLPSSLRVPPIYRKANPNNAPVLILALTGTTQPLSQLYNYADTTLSPRISQIPGVAQVDINGGATPAVRVDLNLRAMAAMGLTGDQVRNALVAANVIEPMGYLSDGHTQLAINANTSMTQPDQFADAIVAVRNGVPVRLKDIAHVYSGQQDQYQAAWYNGQRAILLMIRKQADANVIAIVDQVRALLPQLTPDLPAGVKLTPFFDRTPTIRASVDEVQITLLISLGLVIMVMLLFLRRWAPTLIAALAAPLSVTGAFIVMYVLGYTLDNFSLMALVIAIGFVVDDAIVVIENIHRHLEKGLSPMDAALAGTREVGFTVVSITASLVAVFAPLLFMTGFFGMLFREFSITLVAAILISALVSLTLTPSLCGQFLHAHPPAAEASRLGRKLEAFHAGMRARYAKALEWALRHPRLMAAQVPLLLVLTIALMVVIPKSFFPQQDTGAIQGSTQAGADISPAVMMQLQQRVAKIVQQNPSVDSVGSRLGSWHGSGNTGTLLINLKPLGDGRSLTTEQVMNQLRLATAHVPGISVFLRPVQDIGGPGGGNSKTLYSYNLKGDNYAELEAWTPKLAAAMRKSKIFTDVSTSLDGSGLRETLHINRNTAARLGIGIGAIDGALYDAFGQRQISTIYTDMNQYQVVLNAMPSMAATPESIKRLYVQSSSGGMVPMTALATITPGLAPTEVDHEGQFPVVSVSFNLAPGVAMSAGYAAINQLMKDLRLPGDIHGGFGGDFRRFTEQQNSTPLLLLGALLAVYIVLGMLYENLIHPITILSTLPAAGFGAMLALLITNTELSVVSIIAIVLLIGIVKKNAIMMVDFALAAERERGLAPIDAIREACLVRFRPIMMTTMVAMLSALPLAIGFGSGAELRRPLGIALVGGLLFSQALTLLSTPAIYLLFDRASQRRRARRAARHAARAARQPLAS; encoded by the coding sequence ATGAACATCTCGGCACCTTTCATCAAACGCCCGGTCGGTACCTCGCTGCTGGCCGCCGGCGTGCTGGTGATCGGCATGATTTGCTACTTCCTGCTGGGCGTGGCGCCGCTGCCCAACCTCGAGTTCCCGGCGATCTTCGTGCAGGCCAGCGTGCCCGGTGCCGACGCGCGCAACATGGCCAACACCGTGGCCGCGCCGCTGGAGCGGCATCTCGGCCAGATCAGCGGCATCGACACGATGAACTCGTTCAGCTCGGAAGGCTCCAGCTTCATCGTCATGCTGTACAACGTCGGCACCAACATCGACAACAAGGCGCGCGACGTGCAGGCGGCGATCAACGCCGCCGCGCCGGACCTGCCCAGCAGCCTGCGCGTGCCGCCGATCTACCGCAAGGCCAACCCCAACAACGCGCCGGTGCTGATCCTGGCACTGACCGGTACCACGCAGCCGCTGTCGCAGCTTTACAACTACGCCGACACCACGCTGTCGCCGCGCATCTCGCAGATTCCCGGCGTGGCGCAGGTGGACATCAACGGCGGCGCCACGCCGGCGGTGCGCGTGGATCTGAACCTGCGCGCCATGGCCGCCATGGGGCTGACCGGCGACCAGGTGCGCAACGCGCTGGTCGCTGCCAACGTCATCGAGCCGATGGGCTATCTGTCGGATGGCCACACGCAACTGGCGATCAACGCCAACACGTCGATGACCCAGCCGGATCAATTCGCCGACGCCATCGTCGCGGTGCGCAACGGCGTGCCAGTGCGACTGAAGGACATCGCGCACGTCTACTCGGGCCAGCAGGACCAGTACCAGGCCGCCTGGTACAACGGTCAGCGCGCGATCCTGCTGATGATCCGCAAGCAGGCCGATGCCAACGTCATCGCCATCGTCGATCAGGTGCGCGCGCTGCTGCCGCAGCTCACCCCGGATCTGCCCGCGGGGGTCAAGCTGACGCCCTTCTTCGATCGCACCCCGACCATCCGCGCCTCGGTGGACGAGGTGCAGATCACGCTGCTGATCAGCCTTGGCCTGGTGATCATGGTGATGCTGCTGTTCCTGCGCCGCTGGGCGCCGACGCTGATCGCCGCGCTGGCTGCACCGCTGTCGGTGACCGGCGCGTTCATCGTCATGTACGTGCTCGGCTACACGCTGGACAATTTCTCGCTGATGGCGCTGGTGATCGCGATTGGTTTTGTCGTCGACGATGCCATCGTGGTGATCGAGAACATCCATCGCCATCTCGAAAAGGGCCTGAGCCCGATGGATGCCGCGCTGGCCGGCACGCGCGAGGTGGGCTTCACCGTGGTCTCGATCACCGCGTCGCTGGTGGCGGTGTTCGCGCCGTTGCTGTTCATGACCGGCTTCTTCGGCATGCTGTTTCGCGAATTCTCGATCACGCTGGTGGCGGCCATCCTGATCTCGGCGCTGGTTTCGCTCACCCTGACGCCGTCGCTGTGCGGGCAGTTCCTGCACGCGCATCCGCCCGCAGCGGAAGCGTCGCGACTGGGACGCAAGCTGGAAGCCTTCCACGCCGGCATGCGCGCGCGCTACGCCAAGGCGCTGGAGTGGGCGCTGCGCCATCCGCGCCTGATGGCGGCGCAGGTGCCGCTGCTGCTGGTGCTGACCATCGCGCTGATGGTGGTGATCCCGAAGAGCTTCTTTCCGCAGCAGGACACCGGCGCCATCCAGGGCTCCACGCAGGCGGGCGCCGACATCTCGCCCGCGGTGATGATGCAGCTGCAGCAGCGCGTGGCGAAAATCGTGCAGCAGAATCCATCGGTCGACAGCGTCGGTTCGCGCCTCGGCAGCTGGCACGGCAGCGGCAACACCGGCACCTTGCTGATCAATCTCAAGCCGCTCGGCGACGGCCGCAGCTTGACCACAGAACAGGTGATGAACCAGTTGCGCCTCGCTACCGCGCATGTGCCCGGCATCTCGGTGTTCCTGCGTCCGGTGCAGGACATCGGCGGTCCCGGCGGCGGCAACAGCAAAACCCTCTACAGCTACAACCTCAAGGGCGACAACTACGCCGAACTGGAGGCATGGACGCCGAAACTGGCCGCGGCGATGCGCAAGTCGAAAATCTTCACCGATGTCAGCACCAGTCTTGACGGCTCCGGCCTGCGCGAGACGCTGCATATCAACCGCAATACCGCGGCGCGCCTCGGCATCGGCATCGGCGCCATCGATGGCGCGCTCTATGATGCCTTCGGCCAGCGCCAGATCAGCACCATCTACACCGACATGAACCAGTACCAGGTCGTGCTCAATGCCATGCCGTCGATGGCGGCCACGCCCGAGTCGATCAAGCGCCTGTATGTGCAAAGCAGCTCGGGCGGCATGGTGCCCATGACCGCACTGGCCACGATCACGCCCGGCCTGGCGCCCACCGAGGTCGATCACGAAGGCCAGTTTCCGGTGGTCAGCGTCAGCTTCAATCTCGCGCCCGGCGTGGCGATGAGCGCCGGTTACGCCGCGATCAATCAGTTGATGAAGGACCTGCGCCTGCCTGGCGACATCCATGGTGGTTTCGGCGGCGATTTCCGCCGCTTCACCGAGCAGCAAAACAGCACCCCGCTGCTGCTGCTGGGCGCGCTGCTGGCGGTGTACATCGTGCTCGGCATGCTCTACGAAAATCTCATCCACCCGATCACGATTCTTTCCACGCTGCCCGCCGCCGGCTTCGGCGCCATGCTGGCGCTGCTGATCACCAACACCGAACTATCCGTCGTCTCGATCATCGCCATCGTGCTGCTGATCGGCATCGTCAAGAAGAACGCCATCATGATGGTCGACTTCGCGCTGGCTGCCGAGCGCGAGCGCGGTCTGGCGCCGATCGATGCGATCCGCGAGGCCTGTCTGGTGCGCTTCCGGCCGATCATGATGACCACCATGGTGGCGATGCTGTCGGCGCTGCCGCTGGCGATCGGCTTCGGCTCCGGCGCCGAGTTGCGGCGCCCGCTGGGCATCGCCCTGGTGGGCGGTCTGCTGTTCTCGCAGGCGCTGACCCTGCTCAGTACCCCGGCGATCTATCTGCTGTTCGACCGCGCCAGCCAGCGCCGCCGCGCACGCCGTGCCGCGCGCCACGCCGCGCGCGCGGCCAGGCAGCCGCTGGCATCCTGA